In Afipia carboxidovorans OM5, the sequence CGGCGTGCTGATCGACAAGAATCAGACCGTCGTTAGTCTGCGCCACGATATAATTCTCGTGGATCTGCGTTCGCGCCGCGCCGAGCGGGCGGCCGAGCGCGTCGCCCAGCGGCGCCTCGTTGCCGCGTGTGTCGGCGCTCGGCGCGCCGGCATCGAACGCGGCCTGTGCGGATTCGTCAAAGCCCATTGCGGGCGCTTGCGCCGCAGCCTGCGGTGGCCATGGCGCGGCGGGCGAGGAGCGCCAGTCGTAACCGCCGCGCGGCAAACTCTCGCGCGCAAAGCCTTCGCGGGAGAATCCTTCAGTGCGAAACGCGGTGGTGATCGCCGCGCCATTGGTGTTGGCGGCGGTGCGGCGGCCTTCGCGCGCCAGGCCGTCCTTCAGCGCATGCACGATCAGCGCGCGCACGAGGCCGGCGTTGCGGAAACGCACTTCGGTCTTGGCCGGGTGGACGTTGGCGTCGACCTCCTGCGGGTCGAGCGTGACGAACAGCGCCACGATCGGGTGGCGGTCGCGCGGCAGATAGTCGGCATAGGCGGCGCGTACCGCACCGAGAATGAGCTTGTCGCGCACCGGGCGGCCGTTGACGAACAGATATTGCCCGAGCGCGTTGGCGCGCGTCAGTGACGGCGCGGCGGCAAAGCCCTCGACACTGACGCCTTCGCGCTCAGAGCCGACTTCGATCGCGTGGGTGCGGAAATCGCTGCCGAGAATATCGCCGAGCCGCGTCAGCCGCCCCGGCGCGCCGGGCAGCGCCGCGGCCCAGGTGACGGGCGCGCGCTCCTCGCCCGCAAGCGTGAAGGCGATGTCGGGCCGCGCCATCGCGAGCCGCCGCACCACTTCGCGGATCGCCTCCGCTTCGGTGCGGTCGGTCTTGAGAAATTTCAGCCGCGCGGGCGTCGCGTAGAAAAGATCGCTGACTTCGACGCGGGTGCCGCGCTGGAGCGCGGCAGGTGCGATCGCGGACTTCGCACCGGCATCGACCTCGACCGCCCAGGCGTGCGGCTCGGCTGCATGGCGCGTGGTGATCGCAAGCTTCGCCACCGAACTGATCGAAGGCAGCGCTTCGCCGCGAAAGCCCAGCGTGCGGATGCGCAACAGGTCCTCGTCGTCGAGCTTTGAGGTGGCGTGGCGCTCGACCGCGAGCGCAAGGTCGCCCTGCGTCATGCCGCTGCCGTCGTCGGTGATGACGATGCGCCGCCGTCCGCCGCCTTCGGTGAAGATATCGATGCGCGTGCCGCCTGCGTCGATCGCGTTCTCGACGAGTTCCTTCACCGCGCTCGCGGGCCGCTCCACCACCTCGCCGGCGGCGATGCGGTTGACGATCTGTTCGGGCAGTTGGCGGACGGGCATGGGAGCAGGCGACTCGTGAATGGGAGCCGAATGTAGGAAGTTTTGGCGGGGAACGCATCCCGCTCGCAGGCAGAAGGTCCAATTCCAGCGGCTTGTCCTCACCTCTCCCCGTAAGAACGGGGCGAGGGAGCAGGGCAGGGAGAAAGCAGTTCCTCAATCGTCGAACCGACCGCTGCGGCCGGCCTTGACGTCGGAGCGGCGCTTCTTGCCTTCGAGGCGGCGCTTTTTCGAGCCGAGCGTCGGCTTGGTGGGGCGGCGCGGCTTCGGCCGTACCGCGGCTTCGCGCAGAAGCACGAGCAGCCGCTCGATCGCATCGGCACGGTTGCGCTCCTGGGTACGGAAGCGCTGGGCGTGCAGCACCAGCACGCCGTCCTTGGTCATGCGCTGACCCGCGAGCGTCTGCAGCCGCGTAAATGTATCGGGAGCCAGCGACAGGCGGCCGACATCAAGGCGCAACTGCGCCGCGGTCGAGAGCTTGTTGACGTTCTGCCCGCCCGGCCCGGAAGCGCGAACGAAGGAGATGTCGATGTCGCTCTCGTCGATGATGATGTCGCGCGTCACCCGGATCATGGGCGAGGGATAGCACAGCGCTCAAAGCGATGCGCGGGCTGAATATTTGGAGGTTTGATTTCGCGG encodes:
- the mutL gene encoding DNA mismatch repair endonuclease MutL, encoding MPVRQLPEQIVNRIAAGEVVERPASAVKELVENAIDAGGTRIDIFTEGGGRRRIVITDDGSGMTQGDLALAVERHATSKLDDEDLLRIRTLGFRGEALPSISSVAKLAITTRHAAEPHAWAVEVDAGAKSAIAPAALQRGTRVEVSDLFYATPARLKFLKTDRTEAEAIREVVRRLAMARPDIAFTLAGEERAPVTWAAALPGAPGRLTRLGDILGSDFRTHAIEVGSEREGVSVEGFAAAPSLTRANALGQYLFVNGRPVRDKLILGAVRAAYADYLPRDRHPIVALFVTLDPQEVDANVHPAKTEVRFRNAGLVRALIVHALKDGLAREGRRTAANTNGAAITTAFRTEGFSREGFARESLPRGGYDWRSSPAAPWPPQAAAQAPAMGFDESAQAAFDAGAPSADTRGNEAPLGDALGRPLGAARTQIHENYIVAQTNDGLILVDQHAAHERIVYERLKASLTKNGVARQMLLIPEIVEMDEASVEKLLARASELEKYGLSIESFGPGAVAVRETPALLGKANAASLLRDLAEHMAEWDEALPLERRLMHVAATMACHGSVRSGRILKVEEMNALLREMEATPNSGQCNHGRPTYVELKLADIEKLFGRR
- the arfB gene encoding alternative ribosome rescue aminoacyl-tRNA hydrolase ArfB, with amino-acid sequence MIRVTRDIIIDESDIDISFVRASGPGGQNVNKLSTAAQLRLDVGRLSLAPDTFTRLQTLAGQRMTKDGVLVLHAQRFRTQERNRADAIERLLVLLREAAVRPKPRRPTKPTLGSKKRRLEGKKRRSDVKAGRSGRFDD